From one Actinomycetes bacterium genomic stretch:
- a CDS encoding glycoside hydrolase family 99-like domain-containing protein, protein MKTWLKRIILIAAVIAVLAAVLLGLYVLESRYYAVGKFLYPAYTFLNQAYQQRVYPDAGSKDTVVYCDYYTWHGPQQWERGYSNQPVLGFYHSLDQEAINKHIEWFNNFGIDVLKVEYLPQFDDTITQGILEADLGQTKICLMYDSRLRFESVGFLSPPYDFNQEKIASTFIDDMNHIADTYFDSDNYFKIAGRPVLWIYVTRDFTGPYKQVIDTVRQDLADKGYQVYLVGDAVFWNYKLGQASTFDAVSCYSAYAGRPQNTAEFAERLKMLYMVWKTAASLSGTDFIPAGIPAYDDRSLSSERITVAPLEGTGPEFGYQLEVIKAFLDPVNISPGLTQVTIATFNEHQEGSSVEPSLEWGYDRIEQIPRIFGP, encoded by the coding sequence ATGAAAACTTGGCTTAAGAGGATTATCCTGATTGCGGCGGTTATCGCCGTGCTGGCGGCAGTTTTGCTGGGATTGTATGTGCTGGAGAGCAGGTATTATGCAGTTGGGAAGTTTTTGTACCCGGCATATACCTTTCTAAATCAGGCCTATCAGCAGCGGGTCTATCCGGATGCAGGCTCCAAAGATACTGTGGTGTATTGCGATTACTATACCTGGCATGGCCCCCAGCAATGGGAGCGCGGGTATTCCAACCAGCCGGTGCTTGGTTTTTACCACAGCCTGGACCAGGAGGCAATCAATAAACATATTGAATGGTTCAACAATTTTGGTATAGATGTGCTAAAGGTTGAGTACCTTCCCCAGTTTGATGATACCATTACCCAGGGCATACTTGAGGCAGATTTGGGGCAAACCAAAATATGCCTGATGTATGATTCAAGGCTCAGGTTTGAGAGCGTGGGTTTTCTATCGCCTCCTTATGACTTTAACCAGGAAAAAATTGCCAGCACCTTTATAGATGATATGAACCATATTGCAGACACCTATTTTGATTCTGACAATTATTTTAAAATAGCCGGCAGGCCGGTGCTCTGGATTTATGTTACCAGGGATTTTACCGGACCCTATAAGCAGGTTATAGATACAGTCAGGCAGGACCTGGCTGATAAGGGGTACCAGGTGTACCTGGTTGGGGATGCGGTTTTCTGGAACTACAAGCTGGGCCAGGCAAGCACTTTTGATGCAGTTTCCTGCTACAGTGCCTATGCGGGCAGGCCCCAGAATACCGCTGAATTTGCTGAGCGGCTCAAAATGCTGTATATGGTGTGGAAAACTGCCGCCAGCCTGTCAGGTACTGATTTTATTCCTGCCGGGATCCCGGCATATGATGACCGGTCCCTTAGCAGCGAAAGGATAACTGTTGCTCCCCTGGAAGGCACTGGCCCCGAGTTTGGCTATCAGCTGGAGGTAATAAAAGCATTCCTGGATCCGGTTAATATATCCCCTGGTTTGACCCAGGTAACCATTGCTACTTTTAACGAACACCAGGAAGGCAGTTCGGTGGAACCTTCCCTGGAATGGGGTTATGATAGAATAGAGCAAATCCCCAGGATATTTGGCCCTTAA
- a CDS encoding class I SAM-dependent methyltransferase — translation MLEHKVIYNSIDIARDYGSRDYIEAPELALLKEVEGSLAGARMLDMGVGGGRTTKYFGPRAGQYIGADYAPNMVEICRAKYPQYDFYECDVRDMKIFADGSFDFVLFSYNGLDSFSHSDRMVALEEINRVLSKTGRFAFSSHNLYWRRLTDLFRLKIRDMDGQTTMGGRMVHYSRQIYKNLRLSYLNRSLIMESFIRQLRQNERGSLYDNSLNGRASVYYVGRDEQIRQLKAAGFSGIDTFARSGSCTSSPQELNRGAWIYYLCRKS, via the coding sequence ATGTTAGAGCATAAAGTAATATACAATTCCATAGATATCGCCAGGGATTACGGGTCCAGGGATTATATTGAAGCTCCGGAGCTGGCCCTTCTGAAAGAGGTAGAGGGGTCGCTTGCCGGTGCCCGCATGCTGGATATGGGTGTAGGGGGAGGAAGGACCACCAAATATTTTGGGCCCCGGGCGGGGCAATATATTGGGGCTGATTATGCTCCCAATATGGTTGAAATATGCAGGGCCAAATATCCCCAATATGATTTTTATGAGTGTGATGTAAGGGATATGAAGATATTTGCTGACGGGAGTTTTGATTTTGTCCTGTTCAGCTATAATGGCCTGGACAGTTTCAGCCACTCCGATCGTATGGTAGCTCTGGAGGAGATAAACCGGGTGCTGTCTAAAACAGGCCGGTTTGCTTTTTCCAGCCATAACCTATACTGGCGCCGGCTGACTGATTTGTTCAGGCTAAAGATAAGAGACATGGATGGGCAAACCACTATGGGCGGCAGGATGGTCCATTACAGCAGGCAAATTTACAAAAATTTGAGGCTTAGTTATCTGAACCGTAGCCTGATTATGGAAAGTTTTATAAGGCAGTTAAGACAGAACGAACGGGGTTCGCTCTATGATAATTCCTTAAACGGCAGGGCAAGTGTATATTATGTTGGCCGGGATGAGCAGATACGGCAGCTGAAAGCAGCCGGCTTTTCCGGTATTGATACCTTTGCGCGAAGCGGCAGCTGTACCTCCAGTCCCCAGGAGCTTAACCGGGGTGCCTGGATTTATTATCTCTGCAGGAAAAGTTAA
- the murI gene encoding glutamate racemase, with amino-acid sequence MDSRPIGVFDSGVGGLTVLREILKVVPDEDIIYFGDTARVPYGPRDLDEVRRFVFKITKFLSEKDVKLIVIACNTSTAAALDQLNNRYGIPIIGVIEPGARTAVNTTSNRKVGVIATRGTVESGAYRQAIHKIDKGIEVYSAAAPRLVEYVEEGILSGQQLDRAICGYIEPLLLEDIDVLIMGCTHFPLIEDPIAGCAGKKVKVISSAVETAADVSKVLKQYDMAAPGDRKPTRLFYETGYGSHFFEVGRVFLGEDIKDVISINLEL; translated from the coding sequence GTGGACAGCAGGCCCATAGGTGTGTTTGATTCAGGGGTGGGGGGACTTACTGTGCTGCGTGAGATACTGAAGGTGGTTCCGGATGAGGACATAATTTATTTTGGGGATACGGCCAGGGTGCCTTATGGTCCCAGGGACCTGGACGAGGTAAGAAGGTTTGTGTTTAAAATCACCAAATTTCTTTCCGAAAAAGATGTAAAGCTTATAGTTATTGCCTGTAATACCTCCACTGCGGCAGCCCTGGACCAGTTAAACAACCGGTACGGCATACCTATAATTGGAGTTATTGAGCCAGGAGCCAGGACTGCGGTTAATACCACTTCAAACCGCAAGGTAGGTGTAATTGCAACCAGGGGTACGGTTGAAAGCGGTGCTTACCGGCAGGCCATCCATAAAATAGATAAGGGCATAGAGGTATATTCGGCGGCTGCCCCCCGGCTGGTAGAATATGTGGAGGAAGGCATACTGTCCGGCCAGCAGCTTGACCGGGCCATATGCGGGTATATAGAGCCGTTGCTTTTAGAAGATATCGATGTCCTTATAATGGGGTGTACCCATTTCCCCCTTATAGAGGATCCCATTGCCGGATGCGCCGGGAAAAAGGTTAAGGTTATAAGTTCGGCAGTGGAAACCGCAGCGGATGTAAGCAAGGTTTTAAAACAATATGATATGGCTGCCCCCGGAGACAGGAAGCCCACCCGGCTGTTTTATGAAACCGGCTACGGGAGCCATTTTTTTGAGGTGGGCAGGGTGTTTCTGGGCGAAGATATAAAAGACGTAATAAGCATTAATTTAGAACTTTAA
- the tig gene encoding trigger factor, which yields MDYKILDVTKEKDKVKLDLEIQNKYFNKAVGKAYKKISQKANIPGFRKGKVPYQVIDTNFGKQYVFNEAASIALSELYPQVIDNADINPIDYPQVKFKEITEGKPLGVELTVPVEPEIKAPDYTKVEVGAKPAEVSQEEIDNYIDRVRDKYSSLEPVDEDKEAQEGDFVTIDFEGKVDGKALEDGKSEDFVLEIGSKTLTPEFEKAIVGMKKGEEKTIDFTLPQNIKRDDLAGKKAEFKVKLKEIKKKIIPEIDKDFLKDVGDYESREEFEKDVKEDLSQQKEQGRREEILGKIIDQLIEKADIKAPAAMVQNRTEQMKKEFDNSLKTQNINKKNYLQATGMDESVLEQQFKQRAEIEIKQYLLFKALEKTEKDKIEPAEEDINKEAEQIISNYKKEEEKKKIENYLQTPEGKENLASSVRRKNLIDKLINSAKVVDQEEEPAKKVITPESQEGKQEKKLWTPNQK from the coding sequence TTGGATTACAAAATATTAGATGTTACAAAGGAAAAGGACAAGGTAAAACTTGACCTGGAGATACAAAACAAGTATTTTAACAAGGCTGTAGGGAAAGCTTACAAAAAGATATCCCAAAAAGCTAATATTCCGGGCTTCAGAAAAGGGAAGGTACCCTATCAGGTTATAGATACCAACTTCGGAAAACAGTATGTATTTAATGAAGCAGCCAGTATAGCTCTTTCAGAGCTATATCCGCAGGTAATAGATAATGCAGATATTAACCCTATTGATTATCCCCAGGTAAAATTTAAGGAGATTACCGAGGGGAAACCATTGGGGGTTGAGCTTACCGTGCCTGTAGAGCCGGAGATAAAAGCTCCTGATTACACCAAGGTTGAAGTAGGAGCAAAACCCGCAGAAGTCAGCCAGGAAGAAATAGATAATTATATAGACAGGGTAAGAGATAAGTATTCTTCACTGGAGCCGGTAGATGAGGACAAAGAAGCCCAGGAAGGTGACTTTGTTACCATAGATTTTGAAGGAAAAGTAGACGGAAAGGCTCTGGAAGACGGTAAATCTGAGGACTTTGTGCTGGAAATCGGGTCCAAAACCCTTACCCCTGAATTTGAAAAGGCTATAGTGGGGATGAAGAAAGGGGAGGAAAAAACAATAGATTTTACCTTACCCCAGAACATTAAGAGGGATGACCTCGCGGGCAAAAAAGCTGAATTTAAGGTCAAACTGAAGGAAATAAAGAAGAAAATAATCCCGGAAATAGACAAGGATTTTCTAAAGGATGTTGGAGATTATGAGAGCAGGGAAGAGTTCGAAAAAGATGTAAAAGAAGACCTTTCCCAGCAGAAGGAACAGGGTAGAAGAGAAGAAATACTGGGCAAGATAATAGACCAGCTGATAGAGAAAGCTGATATCAAGGCTCCTGCAGCGATGGTGCAGAACAGAACCGAGCAAATGAAAAAGGAGTTTGATAATAGCTTAAAGACCCAGAATATAAATAAGAAGAACTACCTCCAGGCTACCGGTATGGACGAATCGGTACTGGAACAGCAGTTTAAGCAAAGGGCAGAGATAGAAATTAAACAATATCTGTTGTTTAAAGCTCTGGAGAAAACGGAGAAGGATAAAATTGAACCCGCAGAAGAGGATATAAACAAGGAAGCTGAGCAGATTATCTCCAACTATAAGAAGGAAGAAGAGAAGAAAAAAATCGAAAACTATCTTCAGACTCCCGAGGGTAAAGAAAACCTTGCCAGCTCTGTAAGGAGAAAGAACCTTATAGATAAGCTGATTAACAGTGCCAAGGTAGTAGACCAGGAAGAAGAGCCCGCAAAAAAAGTGATAACACCGGAGAGCCAGGAGGGCAAACAGGAGAAAAAGCTTTGGACTCCGAATCAAAAATAA
- a CDS encoding PLDc N-terminal domain-containing protein produces MGFTEAITALIGITTGSFFLIVVIFFIFAASIISLGLFVLWIITLVDCVKRDDEDFAVGGSNAKLIWILLLVLINNIVPIIYYFLIMHKKPAKNPKKSSTKTKG; encoded by the coding sequence ATGGGATTTACTGAAGCAATAACCGCCTTGATTGGCATCACAACCGGAAGTTTCTTTTTAATAGTAGTTATTTTCTTTATCTTTGCAGCTTCCATTATAAGCCTGGGATTATTTGTATTATGGATAATTACCTTAGTGGACTGCGTTAAAAGGGATGATGAAGATTTTGCTGTTGGGGGATCCAATGCTAAATTGATATGGATACTATTATTGGTACTTATAAACAATATCGTACCAATAATATATTACTTCCTCATAATGCATAAAAAGCCGGCAAAAAATCCAAAGAAATCTTCAACCAAAACCAAGGGTTAA
- the rdgB gene encoding RdgB/HAM1 family non-canonical purine NTP pyrophosphatase: MLKIVIASRNDGKISEIKDYSKQANKKIEWVTYKDAGGFPTVEEDGDTFFENAGLKAKAIADYTRMMVVADDSGLEVDALGGRPGIYSSRFAGIKATDEENRRKLLECLEGVSKEDRGAQFVCSLVLWDPNKGLIFDTRGICRGKIGLTEKGEGGFGYDCLFIPEGYHKTMAELAADQKNRISHRGRALASFYRFIENF, encoded by the coding sequence ATGCTTAAAATTGTCATTGCCTCCCGGAATGACGGCAAGATAAGTGAAATTAAGGACTACAGCAAACAGGCCAATAAAAAGATTGAGTGGGTTACCTATAAGGATGCAGGGGGTTTTCCCACGGTGGAAGAGGACGGGGATACTTTCTTTGAAAATGCCGGGCTCAAGGCCAAAGCTATTGCCGACTATACCAGGATGATGGTGGTAGCTGATGACTCGGGGCTGGAAGTGGATGCCCTGGGTGGCAGGCCGGGGATATACAGCAGCCGGTTTGCCGGCATTAAGGCTACCGATGAAGAGAACCGCAGGAAACTCCTTGAGTGCCTGGAAGGGGTAAGTAAAGAGGACCGGGGAGCACAATTCGTCTGCAGCCTGGTGCTCTGGGATCCAAATAAGGGCCTGATTTTTGATACCAGGGGTATTTGCCGGGGCAAAATAGGGCTGACCGAGAAGGGTGAAGGAGGATTTGGTTATGACTGCCTGTTCATTCCTGAAGGTTACCATAAGACCATGGCCGAGTTGGCTGCCGACCAGAAGAACAGGATAAGCCACAGGGGCAGGGCCCTGGCTTCTTTTTATCGCTTTATTGAAAATTTTTAA
- the clpX gene encoding ATP-dependent Clp protease ATP-binding subunit ClpX, which produces MLDKNDKRGNFLKCSFCGKPQNQVKKLIAGPGVYVCDECIGLCNEILEEELGEQQELDFKNLPKPSEIYSTLNDYVIGQDAAKKILSVAVYNHYKRIKYGDSAKKDEVELQKSNIVLMGPTGCGKTLLAQTLARILNVPFCIADATALTEAGYVGEDVENILLKLIQAADFDIKKAETGIIYIDEIDKISRKSDNPSITRDVSGEGVQQALLKILEGTEANVPPHGGRKHPQQDFIQINTSNILFVCGGSFAGLEKIIERRVNKKSIGFVSEEIPGKKEKIDWLLPQAMPEDLLKFGLIPELVGRLPVMATLSNLNQEDLVRILTEPKNALVKQYKKMFEMDNVELIIEDKALRAIAMLSMARGTGARGLRSIMEDTMMDIMFSIPDENDAKKCIIDAKVIEKKVAPKVIKQQEQAVKSKEKLA; this is translated from the coding sequence ATATTGGATAAAAATGACAAAAGGGGTAATTTCCTGAAATGCTCGTTTTGTGGTAAACCTCAGAATCAGGTAAAGAAGCTTATTGCCGGTCCTGGTGTTTATGTTTGTGATGAATGTATAGGGCTTTGCAATGAAATACTGGAAGAAGAGCTGGGAGAACAGCAGGAGCTTGATTTTAAAAACCTGCCCAAGCCCAGTGAAATATATTCGACATTAAATGATTATGTTATTGGTCAGGATGCTGCTAAAAAGATACTTTCAGTAGCTGTGTACAATCATTACAAAAGGATCAAATACGGCGATAGCGCTAAAAAAGATGAGGTTGAGCTGCAGAAAAGCAATATAGTACTTATGGGCCCTACCGGATGCGGGAAAACCTTATTGGCCCAGACGCTGGCCCGCATTCTCAATGTTCCTTTCTGTATCGCCGATGCTACCGCGCTGACCGAAGCGGGTTATGTGGGTGAAGATGTGGAAAACATTCTGCTCAAACTTATACAGGCTGCAGATTTTGATATAAAGAAAGCAGAAACAGGCATAATATATATAGATGAGATTGACAAGATTAGCAGAAAATCTGACAATCCTTCCATTACCAGGGATGTATCCGGCGAAGGGGTGCAGCAGGCTTTATTGAAAATACTGGAAGGCACAGAGGCCAATGTTCCTCCTCATGGCGGAAGGAAACATCCCCAGCAGGATTTTATACAGATTAATACCAGCAACATCCTGTTTGTATGCGGCGGCTCTTTTGCCGGTTTAGAAAAGATAATTGAGCGCAGAGTTAATAAAAAGAGTATAGGTTTTGTATCCGAGGAAATACCGGGAAAGAAAGAAAAGATTGACTGGCTGCTTCCCCAGGCTATGCCTGAAGACCTTTTAAAGTTTGGTTTGATTCCCGAGCTGGTTGGCAGACTGCCGGTTATGGCCACTCTTTCCAATCTAAATCAGGAAGACCTGGTGAGGATACTTACTGAACCAAAGAATGCTCTGGTAAAACAGTATAAGAAGATGTTTGAAATGGATAATGTGGAATTGATTATAGAGGATAAAGCCCTCCGGGCCATAGCCATGCTTTCCATGGCCAGGGGTACTGGAGCCAGGGGACTGAGGTCTATAATGGAAGACACCATGATGGATATAATGTTTAGCATCCCTGATGAGAATGATGCTAAAAAATGCATCATAGATGCCAAGGTTATAGAAAAGAAAGTAGCACCCAAGGTTATCAAGCAGCAAGAGCAGGCTGTAAAAAGTAAAGAGAAATTGGCTTAG
- the rph gene encoding ribonuclease PH, whose translation MVTRIDGRKADQVRDIKVSRHYISHSPGSVFIEMGKTRVVCTATAENKVPPFLRGKGSGWVTAEYDMIPACAPQRIIRPQTMGRISGRTYEIQRLIGRSLRAAVDLNKMGERTVWVDCDVIEADGGTRTASITGSFIALFDCLHDLVESGVLPEMPIENFVAAISVGIVEGETLLDLCFEEDSTAEVDMNVVMDSKERLIEVQSTAEGKPFSRQAFDLMLDRAMSAISDLIDMQKKVLSEGIKNA comes from the coding sequence ATGGTAACAAGAATTGACGGCAGGAAAGCTGACCAGGTCAGGGATATAAAGGTTAGCAGGCATTATATATCCCACAGTCCCGGTTCCGTGTTTATAGAGATGGGTAAAACCAGGGTGGTCTGTACGGCTACTGCTGAAAACAAGGTTCCTCCCTTTTTGAGGGGTAAGGGAAGCGGATGGGTAACTGCTGAATATGATATGATACCTGCCTGTGCCCCCCAGAGAATTATAAGGCCCCAGACCATGGGCCGGATAAGCGGAAGGACTTATGAGATACAGAGGCTGATTGGGAGATCTTTAAGGGCGGCAGTAGATTTAAACAAGATGGGCGAGCGTACGGTTTGGGTGGATTGTGATGTAATAGAGGCTGACGGGGGAACCAGGACTGCATCTATTACCGGCAGTTTCATCGCCCTGTTTGACTGTCTTCATGACCTGGTGGAAAGCGGAGTGCTGCCGGAGATGCCTATTGAAAATTTTGTGGCTGCTATCAGTGTGGGGATTGTGGAAGGGGAAACTTTACTGGATCTTTGTTTTGAAGAAGATTCTACTGCGGAAGTGGATATGAATGTGGTTATGGATTCTAAAGAAAGGCTTATAGAGGTACAGTCAACAGCGGAAGGCAAGCCTTTCAGCCGCCAGGCCTTTGATCTTATGCTGGATAGGGCCATGAGCGCCATTTCTGATTTAATTGATATGCAGAAAAAGGTTTTAAGTGAGGGAATAAAGAATGCTTAA
- a CDS encoding ATP-dependent Clp protease proteolytic subunit: MKNSYLVPMVVEQTNRGERSFDIYSRLLKERIIFLGVAIDDNVANLVMAQLLHLEAEDPEKDIQLYINSPGGMVTSALAMYDTMQFIKSPVSTICIGQAASAAAVLLLAGEKGKRFSLPNSRVLLHQPSGGVTGTTMDVEIHTREMVRIRSLLNDIISKHTGQDIKKVEKDTERDFILIAEDAKKYGIIDQVIYKK; encoded by the coding sequence ATGAAAAATAGTTATCTAGTCCCCATGGTTGTAGAGCAAACCAACCGTGGTGAGAGATCTTTTGATATTTATTCCAGGCTGCTGAAGGAAAGAATTATTTTCCTGGGTGTAGCCATAGATGATAATGTGGCCAATCTGGTAATGGCCCAGCTCCTTCACCTGGAAGCTGAAGATCCTGAAAAGGATATACAGCTTTACATAAACAGTCCGGGAGGGATGGTTACTTCTGCATTGGCTATGTATGATACCATGCAGTTTATAAAATCGCCGGTATCCACTATATGTATTGGCCAGGCGGCCAGTGCAGCAGCAGTGCTTCTTCTGGCCGGAGAAAAGGGTAAGAGATTTTCATTGCCCAATTCCAGGGTTCTACTGCACCAGCCTTCAGGAGGAGTAACCGGAACCACTATGGATGTGGAGATACATACCAGAGAGATGGTAAGGATAAGAAGCCTGCTCAATGATATAATTTCCAAACATACCGGGCAGGATATCAAGAAGGTGGAAAAGGATACCGAGAGAGACTTTATACTTATTGCTGAAGATGCAAAAAAATACGGCATAATAGACCAGGTAATATATAAGAAATAA